The window GAAACTATTATTAAAATCCCTAGTGAATGGGGCAACAATCAGAGATTCAAAATCAAAATTGATTTCATCTAGCACATCCCATTTAGAAACGATTATGGAAAGTCTAATGGATTTAGTGAAAATCTGTTCGTCGATAGCCTTCCTTATAAAGGTTTTTGCTTGTGTTAAAACTGACTGGACTGTTCTAGCATTCAGCAGTTTTTCACCATCAATGATATAGCTTATATGTACGGAATCCGTTATGATCTCCAAGTCTTTCATATCATTGGTATTACCCTTTGCTCGTTGTACTTTTTCTCCTGCTATATCTGAAATCAGTAAGTGCAATGCCTTTTTCGCGTTAGGATCATGCTTTAAAGCGAGATGCAAAAATCGGAATTCGTCGCTTTTAGTTCTCTCTGTGTCGTAATCGCTATTGGCTGACGCTAATCTTGAATAAAAGCATCGTTTTTCAAACCCAATTTGAGTCAGTGACCCTGCAAAATGCAATTTGTTAAATACACCAACCTGAAACATCTCAAATAATGTAGCAAGAATAGTTGTCTTGCCACTGTCCTGTTCACCCAAAATAAAAATCTTATTTACTGGGTACCTGTAAGACACCTGCGTTAGTTCATCAAGTTTAAATTCTTCGCCTTTGAAAAGTTTAAATGTGTTGGTGATGACCGGTTTTTGAATGGTCGATGGGCCTTGGCCATTTTCCTCCGCCGCACTATCAACATCAAGTCCTGCAATATTCTCATCCAAATAAAAATGTGGACATTGAGTAAGATCTTCAATCCCCTCTAAACACTTGCCATCTTTTTTTACTGTACAATCCTCCTGATCGCATTTCTTAAGTCCGGCCATACTACCTAAGGTTATGTAGAAGAAAAAGTTCTTGAAGAATCTGCGATGCCAAGGCAGATGGCTGGAAAGTTTTCTTTAAATCACCACCGTTAAACTCAGAAGCGTATATATTGGTCCAATCGGATGATTTGCCTGTGGTGATAAATCTTGAAAATGCGGTGAGAATAGGGGTAAACTCAGTTTCAGGTTTAAATCCATTTAAAATAGAGGTGATCTCTGAGCCTTCAAATTTGCTAATCATATCAACAGGCGAATACGCCTTCTCTGAACCCTTTGATTGAATACAGTTTGAAATTGCTTTATTTATTATCGCGTCTATTTTTCTGTTGCTCAATGAAAATTCGATAATATCAAATATCTCATTAGCAATAATTGGTATAGCCTTAGGCAATCCTATAGCTTTTAACGGCTGCTCATAAGTTTGACTGGCTTCACCAAACAGCCACCATAATATATTAGTTTCCTCGGAAAATACTTTCTGAGACTGGAGCAAAGAATTGACCGCAGTTGTTAAAACGGAATTATCCGCAGCTACAAATGCATAACCCGGCACTTCGCTACGATTCGTAAGGTCGGTTATCTCTGTTCGTTGTTCTTCAAGATTAGTTTCACGCAGAATTGCCGATTGTTCGCTTAGAAACGTCGTAGCATTGCTCAAAACAGGAATATTGGAAGCAATTTCATATTGCCCTAAGAAGTTAATCGATTTTATTGCCAAACCAATTGAAATGTTCAAATGAAAATCTTCTTCAAGTTGGAAACAAATCAAGATCCCGGCAAGAACTTGCAAAAGATGGTCATTTCCGCTAACAGGGAATACAGGGTCTGCGTCTTTGAATGCTTTTATAAATTCCTTTCTTGAATCTTCACTAACTACCGGTAATCCCCAATACATCCTAATGATGTCCAGCCAAAAGTCCATATCGTCGGTGTCCAATAATTCCCTTATGGCAGTGATTCTGAAGGCCTGGGTTTCCGCGGTTAATTGACTGTCTACAGGTCTATACCAATCTGCGAAGTTATATTCTGTTGTTGAGCTCATTAATTTTTATTTTATGAATGGATTTTTAAGATTACCAAATGATTTAATTTCGTTTATGCAATTCCATAAAGAGGCAATTAACTCTTGTTCCTTTACGAGTTTAAATACTTCCTTATCTCGTTCAATGATGTTTTCATGATTCAGAGCGCCAATATCAATTCCGATAGAATTAATTATTTTTAATTTATCAAAGTCGTTTAAACTTAGATAGGCTCTTATGGTATTTTGAATTGGTGACAGCATATTTGTCTCCTTTTTTTGTAATGTAAATGTAAACTGGCTCAGAATTTCTTTAGCAATTTCGGTATTAATTTTTTCTTGAATGTCATTTGCAATTGATTCTTTTACTGCTTCACCAACAGAGGAAGCTTCAAAAAATTGTCTAACATGGTCAAATGTGGGATTATCATTTAATATCATCTTAAGTATTCCCTCATTA is drawn from Pedobacter mucosus and contains these coding sequences:
- a CDS encoding SEFIR domain-containing protein, with translation MSVINVFISYAWESEKLKKEVTDLAQWITTNANGKVLVTTDHLFAHRPPKMGWPTWMADQIESSEVVLIVCTPAYLSRFRKKEELGKGRGVIYEGGIITQELINNQTINEKFFPIVPDDGDIENIPVILQQYFNGHFFPSGNEGILKMILNDNPTFDHVRQFFEASSVGEAVKESIANDIQEKINTEIAKEILSQFTFTLQKKETNMLSPIQNTIRAYLSLNDFDKLKIINSIGIDIGALNHENIIERDKEVFKLVKEQELIASLWNCINEIKSFGNLKNPFIK
- a CDS encoding GTPase-associated system all-helical protein GASH, with the protein product MSSTTEYNFADWYRPVDSQLTAETQAFRITAIRELLDTDDMDFWLDIIRMYWGLPVVSEDSRKEFIKAFKDADPVFPVSGNDHLLQVLAGILICFQLEEDFHLNISIGLAIKSINFLGQYEIASNIPVLSNATTFLSEQSAILRETNLEEQRTEITDLTNRSEVPGYAFVAADNSVLTTAVNSLLQSQKVFSEETNILWWLFGEASQTYEQPLKAIGLPKAIPIIANEIFDIIEFSLSNRKIDAIINKAISNCIQSKGSEKAYSPVDMISKFEGSEITSILNGFKPETEFTPILTAFSRFITTGKSSDWTNIYASEFNGGDLKKTFQPSALASQILQELFLLHNLR
- a CDS encoding TRAFAC clade GTPase domain-containing protein — its product is MAGLKKCDQEDCTVKKDGKCLEGIEDLTQCPHFYLDENIAGLDVDSAAEENGQGPSTIQKPVITNTFKLFKGEEFKLDELTQVSYRYPVNKIFILGEQDSGKTTILATLFEMFQVGVFNKLHFAGSLTQIGFEKRCFYSRLASANSDYDTERTKSDEFRFLHLALKHDPNAKKALHLLISDIAGEKVQRAKGNTNDMKDLEIITDSVHISYIIDGEKLLNARTVQSVLTQAKTFIRKAIDEQIFTKSIRLSIIVSKWDVLDEINFDFESLIVAPFTRDFNNSFMDLSFLQIAVRPRTFVKYKLGHGLSKLMDLWTVKAQDLPNPIALEKSTRMIDKLIF